In Flavobacterium gelatinilyticum, a genomic segment contains:
- a CDS encoding 1-acyl-sn-glycerol-3-phosphate acyltransferase: protein MKKQLYKFIFFRLMGWKITGLENAEVKKCILMVLPHTSNHDFYIGLLTRGISGLQMNWVGKKELFRFPFGYYFKNVGGEPIDRSGRLNKVESIAAIFDRKEVFRLAVAPEGTRKGVKEIKTGFYYIALKANVPIVPVVFDWGKKEVRFEKPFFPTGNYEADWKILKEYYRGAKGKIPENGIEI, encoded by the coding sequence ATGAAGAAACAACTGTACAAATTCATCTTTTTTAGGCTAATGGGCTGGAAAATAACAGGATTAGAGAATGCCGAAGTGAAAAAATGTATTTTAATGGTGCTGCCACATACGAGTAATCACGATTTTTATATCGGACTCTTAACACGCGGTATTTCGGGGCTGCAGATGAACTGGGTTGGAAAAAAGGAATTATTCAGGTTTCCTTTTGGTTATTATTTTAAAAACGTAGGCGGTGAACCTATTGACCGTTCAGGACGACTAAATAAAGTTGAATCTATTGCGGCTATTTTTGACCGTAAAGAAGTTTTCCGTCTGGCTGTTGCTCCCGAAGGAACACGAAAAGGAGTAAAGGAAATTAAAACCGGATTTTACTATATCGCACTTAAAGCAAATGTACCAATCGTTCCGGTTGTTTTTGACTGGGGTAAAAAAGAGGTGCGATTTGAAAAGCCATTTTTCCCGACTGGTAATTATGAAGCCGATTGGAAAATCCTTAAAGAATATTATAGAGGGGCGAAAGGCAAAATTCCCGAAAATGGAATAGAGATCTAA
- a CDS encoding Lrp/AsnC family transcriptional regulator, with translation MSKFRLDEVDHQILDMLIDNTRVPFTDIAKKLLISAGTVHVRVKKMEDAGIIMGSSLALDYDKLGYSFIAYVGVFLNNTSQTKFVLERINQIPFVTVASVTTGKFNIFCKIRAKDTKHAKEVIFMIDDIDGVYRTETMISLEESINDKKRLMHTIFKNM, from the coding sequence ATGAGTAAATTTCGTTTAGATGAAGTAGATCACCAAATTTTAGATATGTTAATAGACAATACGAGAGTTCCGTTTACTGACATTGCTAAAAAACTATTGATTTCTGCTGGTACAGTACACGTTAGAGTAAAAAAGATGGAGGATGCCGGTATAATAATGGGATCTTCATTAGCCTTGGATTACGATAAATTAGGTTATTCATTTATTGCTTATGTTGGGGTATTTCTTAATAATACATCTCAGACTAAATTTGTATTAGAGCGTATCAATCAAATTCCTTTCGTTACAGTTGCGTCTGTAACTACAGGAAAATTCAATATCTTTTGTAAAATCAGAGCGAAAGATACTAAACACGCAAAAGAAGTTATTTTCATGATTGATGACATCGATGGTGTTTACAGAACAGAAACAATGATCTCATTAGAGGAAAGTATTAATGATAAGAAGCGTTTGATGCATACTATTTTCAAAAATATGTAA
- a CDS encoding peptidoglycan DD-metalloendopeptidase family protein translates to MKSLVSILNTLPASRILDASIDISKYILLDLSSTNTELVASQPETSDDFEDFIFNYIKNNNAEVAYGGYIEGRNLYKRSTIFKNDSVPERNIHIGLDLWAKAGTPVLAALDGKVHSFKNNEGFGDYGPTIILEHEIENEIFYTLYGHLSLESIENLTVGTIFKKGSQVGTLGNSAVNGDYAPHVHFQIIKNLQDKWGDYPGVCNTNDLNFYIENCPDPNLLLKIT, encoded by the coding sequence ATGAAATCCCTTGTCTCTATATTAAACACCTTACCTGCCTCGAGAATTCTTGATGCTTCGATTGATATTTCGAAATATATCCTTTTAGATTTATCCAGCACCAATACTGAACTTGTAGCAAGCCAGCCGGAAACTTCGGATGATTTTGAGGATTTTATCTTCAATTATATAAAAAACAACAATGCAGAAGTTGCGTACGGAGGATATATAGAAGGACGTAACTTATATAAAAGGAGTACGATTTTTAAAAACGATTCAGTACCCGAACGAAACATTCATATAGGCCTTGATTTATGGGCAAAAGCGGGAACTCCGGTTTTGGCCGCACTTGACGGAAAAGTGCATAGTTTTAAAAACAATGAAGGTTTTGGTGATTACGGTCCCACCATAATTTTGGAACATGAAATTGAAAATGAAATATTTTATACTTTATACGGACATTTATCGTTAGAAAGTATAGAAAACCTTACCGTTGGGACAATTTTTAAAAAAGGCAGCCAGGTTGGAACCTTAGGCAATTCGGCTGTAAACGGTGATTACGCACCACACGTCCATTTTCAAATCATAAAAAACCTGCAGGATAAATGGGGCGATTACCCCGGAGTCTGCAATACAAATGATTTGAATTTTTATATTGAAAATTGTCCCGACCCTAACTTATTATTAAAAATAACTTAA
- a CDS encoding helix-turn-helix transcriptional regulator, giving the protein MVNIDDFVKRLEIILDYYSLNASSFADKIGVQRSSMSHLLSGRNKPSLDFVMKIMDVFPEVDLYWILNGKGSFPKTDEDLEIQNKPAPSLSNEIFEGADLFSQLQYEEEEKPAVKKTEPIKNPVYSFEEPEIEKIVIFYKNGTFKAYVP; this is encoded by the coding sequence ATGGTAAACATCGATGATTTTGTAAAACGCCTTGAAATAATACTCGATTATTACAGTTTAAATGCCTCTTCATTTGCAGACAAAATTGGAGTACAGCGATCAAGTATGTCTCACCTTCTGTCAGGAAGAAACAAGCCCAGCTTAGATTTTGTAATGAAAATTATGGATGTTTTTCCAGAAGTAGATTTATACTGGATCTTAAACGGAAAAGGAAGTTTTCCTAAAACAGATGAAGATCTGGAAATTCAAAATAAGCCGGCCCCTTCTCTCTCTAATGAAATTTTCGAAGGAGCCGATTTATTCTCTCAATTACAATATGAAGAAGAGGAAAAACCGGCAGTCAAAAAAACAGAGCCAATTAAAAATCCTGTTTATAGTTTTGAAGAGCCCGAAATTGAGAAAATTGTTATTTTTTATAAAAACGGAACTTTTAAGGCCTATGTACCCTAG
- a CDS encoding phosphoenolpyruvate carboxylase encodes MYTLPKIERFNRDVLSKYHIYNSVFITLPFDSIDNTGVLLPLFTETCETGFKKQETPKEILDFFSNKFLSNASETEKIDLMFRFIQYIERQIVLFDAIEDAAFPEVNNMEGRGSLRDIKEKSDAKEKDDELVEFLENFNVRTVLTAHPTQFYPGPVLGIINDLTEAIRQNDLLQIKQLLAQLGKTPFIQNEKPNPYDEAVSLIWFLENVFYETAGEIVHYLQKNILEGNAIQNQLIKLGFWPGGDRDGNPFVTTEITLKVADRLRTSILKCYYVEMRNLKRKLTFPGVDTLVADLESKLYRSVFYSKGEIFISLEELLTQLNKIRTIIIENHQSLYLDEIEALLVKINLFGFHFATLDIRQNSKIHNAVFKDVVNYYQNSGSDIFPENYYELNESQKIEVLSKIKGNLNPADFENEITQSTLESVHAIKMIQQNNGEEGANRYIISNNESALNVMETFAMIRLNNWENPTVDIIPLFESVDDLQNAHEIMEQLYTNPEYSKHLKSRGNKQTIMLGFSDGTKDGGYLMANWSIYQAKISLTEISRKYGIKAIFFDGRGGPPARGGGKTHKFYASLGPKIENNEIQITVQGQTISSNFGTLDSCRYNIENLLSAGVTNQVFSKEKNELTPDETEILTQLANLGYEKYLSFKNHPKFIPYLEKMSTLKYYSKTNIGSRPSKRSKSESLDFADLRAIPFVGSWSQLKQNVPGFFGVGSALKHFEESGQWDKVSDLYHNSLFFKTLLENSMMSLAKSFLPLTAYMSKDPEFGEFWQIIYDEFSETKRLLLKIADHKTLMENYPDGIASIQIRERIVLPLLTIQQYALLRINELNKEESPNEDLIKVYEKIVTRSLFGNTNASRNSA; translated from the coding sequence ATGTACACGCTGCCAAAAATTGAACGTTTTAACAGAGACGTTCTTTCTAAATACCACATTTACAATAGTGTTTTCATAACATTACCATTTGATTCTATAGATAATACAGGGGTATTACTTCCATTATTTACAGAAACCTGCGAAACGGGCTTTAAAAAACAGGAAACGCCAAAAGAAATTTTAGATTTTTTCTCTAATAAATTTTTAAGCAACGCTTCTGAAACCGAAAAAATCGATTTAATGTTTCGATTTATTCAGTATATCGAACGTCAGATTGTATTGTTTGATGCAATTGAAGATGCTGCTTTTCCAGAAGTTAATAACATGGAAGGGCGAGGATCTCTTCGCGATATAAAAGAGAAATCTGATGCCAAGGAAAAAGACGATGAACTGGTTGAATTTCTTGAAAACTTCAACGTTCGTACAGTATTAACTGCACATCCTACACAGTTTTATCCTGGTCCGGTATTGGGTATTATAAATGATCTTACCGAAGCAATTCGTCAAAATGATTTATTACAGATCAAACAATTACTGGCACAATTAGGTAAAACACCTTTTATCCAGAATGAAAAGCCAAATCCTTATGATGAAGCAGTAAGCTTAATCTGGTTTCTGGAAAATGTATTTTATGAAACCGCCGGAGAAATTGTGCATTATCTTCAGAAAAATATTCTTGAAGGAAATGCAATCCAGAATCAATTAATAAAATTAGGTTTCTGGCCGGGCGGCGACCGTGACGGAAATCCTTTTGTTACGACTGAAATTACACTGAAAGTGGCAGATCGTTTAAGGACTTCGATCTTAAAATGTTATTACGTTGAAATGAGAAATCTAAAACGTAAATTAACTTTCCCTGGGGTAGATACACTGGTAGCAGATCTTGAGAGTAAACTATATCGTTCTGTTTTTTATTCTAAAGGTGAAATTTTCATCTCTTTAGAGGAATTACTAACGCAGCTGAATAAAATCAGGACTATTATTATTGAAAACCATCAATCTTTATATCTGGATGAAATAGAAGCGCTTCTTGTGAAGATTAATTTGTTTGGATTCCATTTTGCGACTTTAGATATTCGTCAGAACAGTAAAATTCATAATGCAGTATTCAAAGACGTAGTGAATTATTATCAGAACTCAGGTTCAGATATTTTTCCTGAAAATTATTATGAATTAAACGAAAGCCAAAAAATTGAAGTTTTATCAAAAATCAAAGGAAATTTAAATCCTGCTGATTTTGAGAATGAAATTACCCAGTCTACTTTAGAGTCTGTGCATGCTATTAAAATGATTCAGCAGAACAACGGAGAAGAAGGAGCAAACCGTTATATCATCAGTAACAACGAAAGTGCACTGAATGTAATGGAGACTTTTGCTATGATTCGTCTTAATAACTGGGAAAATCCTACTGTTGATATAATTCCGCTTTTTGAATCAGTAGACGATTTACAAAACGCGCACGAAATTATGGAACAGTTGTATACAAATCCAGAATATTCTAAACATTTGAAATCCAGAGGAAATAAACAAACAATCATGCTTGGTTTTTCTGACGGAACAAAAGATGGCGGTTATTTGATGGCTAACTGGAGTATTTATCAGGCAAAAATTTCGCTGACTGAAATTTCAAGAAAATATGGAATTAAAGCTATTTTCTTTGACGGCCGCGGCGGGCCTCCGGCTCGAGGCGGTGGAAAAACACATAAATTCTATGCTTCATTAGGTCCGAAAATTGAAAATAACGAAATTCAGATCACAGTTCAGGGACAAACTATTAGTTCTAATTTCGGAACGCTGGATTCGTGTCGTTATAACATTGAGAACTTATTAAGTGCCGGTGTTACCAACCAGGTTTTTAGTAAAGAAAAGAATGAATTAACGCCCGATGAGACGGAGATTCTGACTCAGTTAGCTAATTTAGGATACGAGAAATATTTAAGTTTTAAAAACCATCCGAAGTTTATTCCGTATCTGGAAAAAATGAGTACGCTGAAATATTATTCAAAAACTAATATTGGAAGCCGTCCTTCAAAAAGAAGCAAATCTGAATCATTAGATTTTGCTGATTTAAGAGCAATTCCGTTTGTAGGATCATGGAGCCAGTTAAAACAAAATGTACCGGGATTTTTTGGAGTAGGATCGGCATTGAAACATTTTGAAGAATCAGGACAATGGGATAAAGTAAGTGATTTGTACCATAATTCTTTATTCTTTAAAACTCTGCTTGAAAACAGTATGATGTCGCTGGCAAAATCGTTTTTACCATTAACAGCCTATATGAGCAAAGATCCTGAATTTGGTGAATTCTGGCAGATTATTTACGATGAGTTTTCAGAAACAAAACGTCTTTTATTAAAAATAGCAGATCATAAAACCTTAATGGAAAACTATCCTGATGGTATAGCATCTATTCAGATAAGAGAACGTATTGTACTGCCATTGTTGACAATACAGCAATATGCATTGTTAAGAATTAATGAATTAAACAAAGAAGAATCTCCAAATGAAGATCTTATAAAGGTTTATGAAAAAATCGTTACGAGATCTCTTTTTGGAAATACAAATGCGAGCAGAAATTCAGCTTAA
- a CDS encoding M14 family metallopeptidase, producing MNLEDLFNQNKEQSISGRYLTLDHIQPLLDKLNTNNQVAVIGKSVLGEPIYSYQIGTGKIRIYLWSQMHGNESTTTKALFDFINVLNNGSDFAAKMLETFTFYSIPILNPDGARLYTRENANKIDLNRDSQNLTQPESNVLRDVFEAFKPDFCFNLHDQRTIFGAGDTGKPATVSFLAPSYNEEREINENRQKAINVIAGINDELQKYIPGQVGRFDDSFNINCIGDTFQFLGVPTILFEAGHFQGDYNREITRKYIFFSLISSFKLISENDLVVNRNSDYLNISQNKVVFYDFMYKNIKINYDGIEIITNFVAQYKEELIENKIHFNAYIVEAGELENYFGHYEYDGQEAVYSDDYSNIPKTGQKADFYLNKNTKFVNGLVKS from the coding sequence ATGAATTTAGAAGACTTATTTAACCAAAACAAAGAGCAGTCGATTTCTGGCCGCTACCTGACTTTAGATCACATTCAGCCATTATTAGATAAATTAAATACAAACAATCAGGTTGCCGTTATTGGTAAATCTGTTCTAGGCGAACCTATATATAGTTACCAGATTGGCACAGGAAAGATCCGAATTTATTTATGGTCTCAGATGCACGGAAATGAAAGCACTACTACAAAAGCTCTTTTCGATTTTATTAATGTCCTTAATAATGGATCTGATTTTGCTGCAAAAATGCTTGAAACCTTTACTTTTTACAGTATTCCTATACTTAATCCGGATGGTGCAAGGCTTTACACCAGAGAAAATGCCAATAAGATAGACTTAAACCGTGATTCTCAGAACCTGACGCAGCCGGAAAGTAATGTTTTGAGAGACGTTTTTGAAGCTTTTAAGCCTGATTTCTGTTTTAACCTGCATGATCAGCGTACTATTTTTGGTGCAGGAGATACCGGAAAACCGGCAACAGTATCTTTTTTAGCGCCTTCTTATAATGAAGAAAGAGAAATCAACGAGAATCGTCAAAAAGCTATTAATGTTATTGCCGGAATCAACGATGAGCTCCAAAAATATATCCCGGGACAGGTGGGAAGGTTTGATGATTCATTTAATATAAATTGTATAGGTGATACTTTTCAGTTCTTGGGTGTTCCGACGATATTATTTGAAGCAGGGCATTTTCAAGGCGATTACAACAGGGAAATTACCAGAAAATACATATTTTTCTCACTTATTTCGAGCTTTAAGCTGATAAGCGAAAACGATTTAGTTGTCAATAGAAATTCTGATTATTTGAATATTTCACAAAATAAAGTGGTTTTTTATGATTTTATGTATAAAAATATCAAAATAAATTATGATGGTATCGAAATTATTACGAATTTTGTCGCTCAATACAAAGAAGAATTGATTGAAAATAAGATTCATTTTAATGCTTACATAGTTGAAGCAGGAGAATTGGAAAATTATTTTGGTCATTATGAGTATGACGGACAAGAAGCTGTATATTCTGATGATTATTCTAATATTCCGAAAACGGGTCAAAAAGCAGATTTTTATTTAAATAAAAATACTAAATTTGTTAACGGCTTAGTAAAAAGTTAA
- a CDS encoding DinB family protein — protein MYVSELLENEYAGNFATYIKQAGDGKLIEELEISLHEFIRFVQNIPLDKFDYRYAEGKWTIKDIIQHVIDTERIFAYRALRFSRNDKTPLPSFEEADYADNTNSDKRSIQDLLTELSAVRHSNLLFYKSLSEEQLKRIGTASNNQISVRALGFVIIGHAKHHQKVFEERYL, from the coding sequence ATGTACGTAAGTGAATTATTGGAAAATGAATATGCAGGCAATTTTGCAACCTATATCAAACAAGCCGGAGACGGAAAACTGATAGAAGAACTTGAAATTTCGCTGCATGAGTTTATCAGATTTGTTCAAAATATTCCGCTCGATAAATTTGATTATCGCTATGCAGAGGGGAAGTGGACCATCAAAGATATTATTCAGCATGTTATCGATACGGAGCGTATTTTTGCTTATCGCGCGCTGCGTTTTTCAAGAAATGACAAAACACCTCTGCCAAGTTTCGAAGAGGCAGATTATGCAGATAACACCAATTCAGATAAAAGAAGTATTCAGGATTTACTAACTGAACTTTCTGCTGTAAGACATTCAAATTTATTGTTTTACAAAAGTTTATCTGAAGAACAGCTTAAACGAATTGGAACGGCATCTAATAATCAAATTTCTGTTAGAGCTTTAGGGTTTGTTATAATAGGACATGCAAAACATCATCAAAAAGTTTTTGAAGAAAGATATTTGTAA
- a CDS encoding nuclear transport factor 2 family protein has protein sequence MTPNEALIVKFYTAFANSDAKTMASCYHPKIHFIDPAFGLLKEEQAAQMWEMLLSKSKGNIKIEFSDVTADEVSGSAKWTATYNFSKTNRKVTNKVTAQFLFQDGLIIRHTDHFDVWKWSKQAFGPMGYLLGWTGFFHKKIQEQALLSLKKFQESK, from the coding sequence ATGACTCCTAACGAAGCTTTAATTGTAAAGTTCTATACTGCCTTTGCAAATTCAGATGCTAAAACAATGGCATCATGTTACCACCCGAAAATACACTTTATCGATCCGGCATTTGGTCTATTAAAAGAAGAACAGGCCGCGCAAATGTGGGAAATGCTTCTGTCAAAAAGTAAAGGAAACATAAAAATCGAATTTTCTGACGTAACCGCAGATGAAGTTTCAGGTTCTGCAAAATGGACAGCCACTTATAATTTCAGTAAAACCAATCGTAAAGTTACTAATAAAGTTACAGCCCAATTTTTATTTCAGGATGGCTTAATCATCAGACACACTGATCATTTTGATGTTTGGAAATGGTCAAAACAAGCTTTTGGCCCAATGGGATATTTACTGGGCTGGACAGGTTTTTTCCACAAAAAAATCCAGGAACAGGCTTTACTGTCTCTTAAGAAATTTCAGGAATCAAAATAA
- a CDS encoding spermidine synthase, translated as MIQKLLSYLIPVKIFKKKSARSKVFEVTLVNGELVLDTENTNYSYGSLQRILRYGLRNIGYDKILRMDHILLLGVAGGSVVKTLVDEIQYKGKITGVEIDPDIIKIANQYFELDKIEQLEIVIDDAFEFVLKTKEKYNLIIIDIFEDINMPNFLFESFFSERVCHHLKDHGFILFNTMILDEAHNVRNRKYISEINPDLFTSKMLPRIEVHNELIIIEKVE; from the coding sequence ATGATTCAGAAACTACTCAGTTATCTTATTCCAGTAAAAATATTTAAAAAGAAATCAGCCAGAAGTAAAGTGTTTGAGGTAACATTAGTAAATGGAGAATTAGTTTTAGATACAGAAAATACAAATTATTCATACGGAAGTCTGCAGCGTATATTACGATACGGTCTTCGAAATATAGGATATGATAAAATCCTCAGGATGGATCATATTCTCCTGCTTGGCGTTGCGGGTGGCAGCGTGGTTAAAACCCTTGTTGATGAAATTCAATATAAAGGCAAAATTACAGGAGTCGAAATTGATCCGGATATCATCAAAATTGCAAATCAATATTTTGAACTGGATAAAATTGAACAACTTGAAATTGTAATTGATGATGCCTTTGAATTTGTTTTGAAAACGAAAGAAAAATACAATCTGATTATAATTGATATTTTTGAAGATATCAACATGCCGAATTTTTTGTTTGAAAGCTTTTTCAGCGAACGAGTGTGTCATCACTTAAAAGATCACGGTTTTATTCTGTTTAATACCATGATCCTGGACGAAGCGCATAATGTTCGAAACAGAAAATACATATCAGAAATAAATCCGGATTTATTTACTTCAAAAATGCTGCCCCGCATTGAAGTTCACAACGAATTAATAATTATTGAAAAAGTTGAATAA